The Cryptomeria japonica chromosome 2, Sugi_1.0, whole genome shotgun sequence region CAATCCAACCAAATAAGCCTCGGCTGCTTCCTGCAAAGCTGCCACGGCAGAGCTTTGGAAGCGCAGATCGGTCTTAAAATCCTGTGCAATCTCCCTTACCAGCCTTTGAAAGGGCAACTTCCTGATCAGCAGCTCCGTGCTCTTCTGGTATTTGCGGATCTCACGAAGAGCAACTGTTCCGGGCCTGAAACGGTGGGGTTTCTTCACTCCTCCTGTTGCTGGTGCGCTCTTTCTGGCCGCCTTTGTTGCCAGTTGCTTTCGAGGGGCTTTCCCTCCCGTTGATTTCCTCGCCGTCTGTTTTGTTCGGGCCATCTCTATCAATCACAATCGCACTGCCTAAACTCAAGAGGTgactgcaaatgaaaatctaaggaACAGATGTAATGAATTTGTGGGGTTGCCCGTCTACTGTGTTTATAAGCGTGCACACAGCGAATCCCTTCGTTTTCAAATTTGCGAGTTTGTCTTTGAGGAGGGAAGACATCCCAGCCCTCCGATCTTCCTCCATTATCAAGGGTTCTCGATGCTTCTTCTCCATGTGATCCGGATCAAAGACGCCAACGAACAAGAAAACGTCTTTCTGATTCCAGCGGTGCTTTaggattttaaattatttttttcttctaGGCCTAATATGGATACAAATAGTATAGGAttaatggaatattatgttgaaCAGTTGACATAGTTTTGGCCCTTTGAACTTTTTCACCATGTCAAAGTAAAAGTGAGGGCTCCTATTATTTTGGAAAAGTTTCTAAAAATC contains the following coding sequences:
- the LOC131063297 gene encoding histone H3.2, producing the protein MARTKQTARKSTGGKAPRKQLATKAARKSAPATGGVKKPHRFRPGTVALREIRKYQKSTELLIRKLPFQRLVREIAQDFKTDLRFQSSAVAALQEAAEAYLVGLFEDTNLCAIHAKRVTIMPKDIQLARRIRGERA